A stretch of the Desulfovibrio sp. JC022 genome encodes the following:
- a CDS encoding phosphoribosylaminoimidazolesuccinocarboxamide synthase, with product MSKHVVETDIKELKLLSRGKVRDIYEVDDDKLLLVTTDRISAYDVIMPNPIDDKGKILNQITLFWMDMFKDIVPNHLIASKVDDYPEVLHKYRDQLEGRSVLVKKAKPLPIECIVRGYITGSGWKDYQNTGEVCGHKLPEGLKESEMLEQPLFTPSTKAELGEHDENISVEKATEMLGKELFDKVQEATLSIYKRGRDYAREKGIIIADTKFEFGIYDGELIIIDEVLTPDSSRFWPVEGYEAGKSQPSFDKQFLRDWLTEIKFNKQPPAPEVPEEIATKTRDKYMEAFTLLTESELDA from the coding sequence ATGTCCAAGCATGTTGTTGAAACTGATATCAAGGAACTGAAACTTCTTTCACGCGGCAAAGTTCGCGATATTTATGAAGTGGATGATGACAAGCTTCTGCTGGTTACCACCGACAGAATCTCCGCTTATGACGTCATCATGCCCAACCCCATTGATGACAAGGGTAAGATCTTGAACCAGATCACACTCTTCTGGATGGACATGTTCAAAGACATCGTTCCCAATCATTTGATCGCCTCAAAGGTGGACGATTATCCTGAAGTGCTCCACAAGTACCGTGATCAGCTGGAAGGACGTTCCGTACTGGTCAAAAAAGCCAAACCTCTGCCCATCGAGTGCATTGTGCGCGGCTACATAACCGGTTCCGGCTGGAAAGATTACCAGAACACCGGCGAAGTCTGCGGCCACAAGCTGCCCGAGGGACTCAAAGAATCTGAAATGCTGGAACAGCCGCTCTTCACGCCCTCCACCAAAGCGGAGCTGGGTGAACATGATGAGAATATTTCCGTAGAAAAAGCTACTGAAATGCTCGGCAAAGAACTTTTTGACAAAGTCCAGGAAGCTACTCTTTCCATCTACAAGCGTGGACGTGACTATGCTCGTGAAAAAGGTATTATCATTGCGGACACAAAATTTGAATTTGGTATTTATGACGGCGAACTGATCATTATTGATGAAGTGTTGACTCCGGATTCATCCCGTTTCTGGCCTGTTGAAGGCTACGAAGCAGGCAAATCCCAGCCCAGCTTCGACAAGCAGTTCCTGCGTGACTGGTTGACTGAAATCAAATTCAACAAGCAGCCTCCGGCTCCAGAAGTCCCTGAAGAAATCGCAACCAAAACCCGCGATAAATACATGGAAGCCTTCACCCTCTTGACTGAATCAGAACTTGACGCTTAA
- a CDS encoding enoyl-ACP reductase, with amino-acid sequence MLLKGKKALIFGVANKKSIAYGIAKQFKEQGAELAFSYVNDAIKKRVEPISEELGGAFTFQCDVQSDESIAASVAEVKEMWGDFDILIHSVAFANRDDLKKRYIETSRDGFHLAMDVSAYSLVSLCNAYEDMIKPGGSVMAMTYLGSSRVITNYNVMGVAKATLEASVRYLAVDLGEKNVRINAISAGPIKTLAASGISSFKDIFRHIEERAPLKRNVTTEDVGKTAVYYASDLSAGVTGETHFVDCGYNILGI; translated from the coding sequence ATGCTTCTGAAAGGTAAAAAAGCACTGATTTTCGGTGTTGCTAACAAAAAAAGCATTGCTTACGGCATCGCCAAGCAGTTCAAAGAACAGGGAGCCGAACTGGCTTTCAGCTATGTTAATGATGCCATCAAGAAACGTGTCGAACCCATTAGCGAAGAACTGGGCGGCGCATTCACTTTCCAGTGTGACGTACAGAGCGATGAAAGTATCGCTGCTTCCGTAGCAGAAGTGAAAGAGATGTGGGGAGACTTTGATATCCTCATCCACTCAGTTGCTTTCGCTAACCGCGATGACCTTAAGAAAAGATACATCGAAACTTCCCGCGACGGTTTCCACCTCGCCATGGATGTATCTGCCTACTCTCTGGTCAGCCTCTGTAACGCCTACGAAGACATGATCAAGCCCGGCGGTTCCGTCATGGCTATGACCTATCTCGGATCAAGCAGAGTCATCACCAATTACAATGTAATGGGTGTAGCCAAAGCGACTCTTGAGGCCAGCGTTCGTTACCTTGCCGTAGATCTCGGCGAGAAAAATGTCCGTATCAATGCCATCAGCGCAGGACCTATCAAGACCCTTGCAGCTTCCGGCATTTCCAGCTTCAAAGACATTTTCAGACACATTGAAGAGCGCGCACCGCTCAAACGCAATGTAACCACTGAAGATGTTGGTAAAACTGCTGTTTACTACGCATCCGACCTTTCCGCCGGTGTTACCGGGGAAACTCACTTCGTAGATTGCGGTTACAATATTCTCGGAATTTAA
- the rpsF gene encoding 30S ribosomal protein S6, translating into MLRKYEALLLLSPELASDSRKELVEGLIAIIDREGGKMDEIDDWGSRQLAYPVQNQTRGYYVRLVFDAPGPLVAELERNIRITDGIFKFVTVKLDETVKAEEA; encoded by the coding sequence ATGCTCAGAAAGTATGAAGCACTGTTGCTTTTGAGCCCTGAACTTGCGAGCGACAGCCGCAAGGAACTCGTTGAAGGACTCATCGCAATCATCGACCGCGAAGGCGGCAAAATGGATGAGATCGACGATTGGGGTTCCCGCCAGCTGGCTTACCCTGTCCAGAACCAGACTCGTGGATACTATGTCCGCCTCGTATTCGACGCACCCGGCCCGCTGGTTGCTGAACTCGAGCGCAACATTCGTATCACCGATGGAATCTTCAAGTTCGTTACTGTCAAACTTGATGAAACCGTAAAGGCAGAGGAGGCTTAA
- the rpsR gene encoding 30S ribosomal protein S18, producing MAFKRKFTPKRKFCRFCADKNLPLDYKRPDILKDFVTERGKIIARRITGTCAKHQRRLTTEIKRSRQMALMHYTTVHSTDVKKKSI from the coding sequence ATGGCGTTCAAAAGAAAATTCACACCCAAAAGAAAGTTCTGCCGCTTTTGCGCGGATAAGAACCTTCCTCTCGATTATAAACGTCCTGACATTCTCAAGGACTTCGTAACCGAGCGCGGCAAAATTATTGCCCGCAGAATCACCGGTACATGCGCTAAGCATCAGCGTCGTCTGACCACTGAAATCAAACGTTCCAGACAGATGGCACTCATGCACTACACTACTGTGCATAGCACCGATGTTAAGAAAAAGAGTATCTAG
- the rplI gene encoding 50S ribosomal protein L9, which yields MKLILRADVDALGSLGDIVTVKAGYGRNYLIPQGLAMPASEANLKQFDLEKRKLQEMADNLRTQAEGLRDRLAEVEVNIEVRVGEGEKLYGSVTAVNIADALAEMDFDIDRRKILLSDPIRSLGEYDIEIKLHPEVRGEVKLVVAKVGGPVEEEPAEEVEAPAETEAPVAEADAEAEAEA from the coding sequence ATGAAACTTATTTTACGTGCCGATGTAGACGCTCTTGGTAGTCTTGGTGACATTGTTACCGTTAAAGCTGGTTATGGCCGTAACTACCTGATTCCTCAGGGACTGGCTATGCCCGCTTCCGAAGCTAACCTCAAGCAGTTCGACCTTGAGAAAAGAAAGCTTCAGGAAATGGCTGACAATCTCCGCACTCAGGCAGAAGGTCTCAGAGACAGACTGGCTGAAGTTGAAGTTAACATTGAAGTTCGTGTCGGTGAAGGCGAAAAACTGTACGGTTCCGTAACCGCAGTTAACATCGCTGACGCTCTCGCAGAAATGGATTTCGACATCGACCGCAGAAAAATCCTGCTGTCCGATCCTATCCGTTCCCTCGGTGAGTACGACATCGAAATTAAACTCCACCCCGAAGTTCGCGGTGAAGTTAAACTGGTAGTAGCCAAAGTTGGCGGACCGGTTGAAGAAGAGCCCGCAGAAGAGGTTGAAGCACCCGCTGAAACCGAAGCACCCGTAGCGGAAGCAGATGCAGAAGCAGAAGCAGAAGCGTAA
- the dnaB gene encoding replicative DNA helicase, which yields MQKQKQKRKSGSDYNSGGASNDASSDLLRKVPPHNLEAEQAVLGGVFLSNTIFNDLVDIVKSDAFYSPAHQEIFRAFEDLYGRNAPIDLITVSEYLTAKGTIDSVGGPVYLAELANSVVSSANALHHAEIVAEKGIQRSLIDTAANIINESFEAQDVKELLDHSEQAIFDITDSKKTTTIKGSKALIQEVFQDLENRVAQKSLVTGITTTYHKFDEMTAGLQNSDLIIIAGRPSMGKTAFALNVAMRAALHSGVTTAVFSLEMAMGQLMTRMLACHGKVDLSRLRTGQLDDEDWAKLYDAAQDLTEAPIFIDDTPAISTMELRARCRRLKSQHNLGLVMVDYLQLMRSSARVDSREQEISDISRTLKALAKELNIPVIALSQLNRKVEERTDKRPMMSDLRESGAIEQDADIILFLYREDFYNKKEDKPITNTAEVIIGKQRNGPTGIVELAFFGPYTAFENLAADPYPSEYDDE from the coding sequence ATGCAGAAGCAGAAGCAGAAGCGTAAATCAGGCTCAGACTACAATTCGGGCGGAGCGTCTAACGACGCTTCGTCCGATCTTTTGCGTAAGGTCCCTCCCCATAACCTCGAAGCCGAACAGGCTGTGCTTGGCGGAGTCTTTTTAAGCAACACCATTTTCAACGACCTTGTTGATATCGTCAAATCAGACGCATTCTACTCCCCTGCCCATCAGGAAATTTTCCGGGCCTTTGAAGATCTCTACGGTCGAAATGCGCCCATCGATCTGATTACTGTCAGTGAATATCTCACCGCTAAAGGTACTATCGATTCAGTAGGTGGCCCTGTATATCTAGCTGAACTTGCCAACTCTGTTGTAAGTTCCGCAAATGCTCTGCATCATGCTGAAATTGTAGCGGAAAAAGGTATCCAGCGCAGTCTGATCGATACCGCTGCCAACATCATCAATGAAAGCTTTGAAGCTCAAGACGTCAAGGAACTGCTGGATCACTCCGAGCAGGCTATCTTTGATATCACTGACTCCAAAAAGACTACCACCATCAAAGGTAGTAAAGCTCTCATTCAGGAAGTATTTCAGGATCTTGAAAATAGAGTCGCCCAAAAGTCATTAGTTACCGGCATAACTACCACATATCACAAATTCGATGAGATGACTGCGGGGCTGCAAAACTCCGATCTGATAATTATCGCCGGACGTCCCAGTATGGGTAAAACCGCGTTTGCTTTGAACGTGGCCATGCGTGCCGCGCTGCATTCCGGAGTTACCACCGCTGTCTTTTCCCTTGAAATGGCAATGGGACAGCTGATGACCCGTATGCTTGCCTGTCACGGCAAAGTCGACCTTTCCCGACTCAGAACCGGACAGTTGGACGACGAGGACTGGGCCAAACTCTATGACGCTGCTCAGGACTTGACAGAAGCACCCATTTTTATTGATGATACACCCGCTATTTCTACCATGGAACTGCGCGCAAGATGCAGGCGCCTTAAATCCCAGCACAACCTTGGGCTGGTGATGGTAGATTACCTGCAACTTATGCGCTCAAGTGCGCGTGTTGACTCTCGTGAACAGGAAATTTCCGATATTTCACGGACACTCAAAGCACTGGCTAAAGAACTGAATATTCCAGTCATCGCCCTGTCGCAGCTTAACCGTAAAGTTGAAGAACGTACTGACAAACGTCCCATGATGTCTGACCTGCGTGAATCCGGTGCTATTGAGCAGGATGCTGACATTATTCTCTTCCTTTACCGCGAAGATTTCTACAACAAAAAAGAAGACAAACCTATCACCAATACTGCGGAAGTTATCATCGGTAAGCAGCGTAACGGCCCTACGGGTATTGTTGAGTTGGCCTTCTTCGGTCCTTATACAGCATTTGAAAACCTTGCTGCCGATCCATATCCGTCAGAATATGACGATGAATAA
- a CDS encoding phenylacetate--CoA ligase family protein, producing the protein MYFHEAETLERGKLEELQVQRLKKTIELAANSPYYSEVFKKNSIDPSIIKTAGDVTKLPFTTKDDLRSQYPYGLLTQSLDNFVRLHASSGTTGTPTAVLYTQKDLDTWADLMARSMYAVGVRKSDVLQNMSGYGLFTGGLGIHYGSERLGCLTVPAGAGNTKRQIKLIRDFNVTALHIIPSFALYFAAKVREEGYNPAEMPWKVALIGAEPHTEHTRRKIEELMHIKAYNSYGLSEMNGPGVAFECIEQDGMHVWEDAYIAEIINPETGEHVAEGEVGELVMTTLTREGMPIIRYRTRDLTRFIPGQCKCGRTSRRIDRIMGRADDMLILKGVNIYPMQIEKIIMGIPEVGQNYLIELYKEGLMDQIRVKVEIKEEYFIEDMRALQGIQKKIAGMLRDEILITPRVELVQHNSIPKAEGKAVRVVDLRDEE; encoded by the coding sequence ATGTATTTTCATGAAGCCGAAACCCTTGAGAGGGGCAAACTGGAAGAACTTCAAGTTCAAAGACTGAAAAAAACCATCGAGCTGGCTGCAAATTCTCCGTATTATAGTGAAGTTTTCAAAAAAAACAGCATCGATCCATCTATCATCAAAACAGCTGGTGATGTAACCAAGCTTCCCTTTACCACCAAAGACGACCTGCGCTCCCAGTACCCTTACGGATTGCTGACCCAGTCGCTGGATAATTTCGTGCGTCTGCACGCTTCCTCCGGTACCACCGGAACCCCCACCGCAGTCCTCTACACCCAGAAGGACCTTGATACATGGGCCGACCTCATGGCCCGCTCCATGTACGCAGTAGGTGTGCGTAAAAGCGACGTACTTCAAAATATGTCCGGTTACGGCCTGTTCACCGGGGGGCTCGGTATCCATTACGGTTCCGAACGTCTCGGTTGTTTGACCGTACCTGCCGGTGCCGGTAATACCAAACGCCAGATCAAGCTTATTCGCGATTTCAATGTAACCGCCCTGCACATCATCCCCTCTTTCGCTCTCTACTTTGCGGCTAAAGTCCGTGAAGAAGGCTACAATCCAGCTGAAATGCCTTGGAAGGTAGCCCTGATCGGTGCGGAGCCACATACTGAGCATACCCGCCGTAAAATCGAAGAACTGATGCACATCAAAGCTTACAACTCCTACGGGCTGTCTGAAATGAACGGTCCGGGTGTAGCTTTTGAATGTATAGAGCAGGACGGCATGCATGTCTGGGAAGATGCTTACATCGCCGAAATCATCAACCCCGAAACCGGGGAACACGTTGCTGAAGGGGAAGTGGGCGAATTGGTCATGACCACCCTGACCCGCGAAGGTATGCCTATTATCCGTTACCGCACTCGCGACTTAACCCGATTTATTCCCGGCCAGTGCAAATGTGGACGTACTTCACGCCGCATTGACCGCATCATGGGCCGCGCTGATGACATGCTCATTCTCAAAGGTGTGAACATCTATCCCATGCAGATTGAAAAGATCATCATGGGCATCCCCGAAGTGGGCCAGAACTACCTGATTGAGCTGTACAAAGAAGGTCTCATGGATCAGATCAGGGTCAAGGTGGAAATCAAGGAAGAATATTTCATCGAAGACATGCGCGCGCTTCAGGGCATTCAGAAGAAGATTGCCGGAATGCTCCGCGATGAAATCCTCATAACCCCCAGAGTCGAACTGGTTCAGCACAATTCCATTCCCAAAGCTGAAGGAAAGGCTGTACGTGTTGTAGATCTCAGGGATGAGGAATAG
- a CDS encoding DUF456 domain-containing protein, with the protein MITALAVLVILLMLCSLALHIFGLPANWLILALVAGWKFYQPETMTWNFIIILGVIALVGELLEFGAQYFGGKKYGATGRGNIGAFIGAIGGAIFGAPFFFGLGALPGALLGSFGGCLVLELTHGRSFDEARHSAWGAFWGKAFGMALKISLGVWMFAMSVPKIWPS; encoded by the coding sequence ATGATTACTGCATTGGCAGTGCTGGTTATCCTGCTTATGCTGTGCTCGCTGGCACTGCATATATTCGGGCTTCCGGCAAACTGGTTGATTCTGGCTCTTGTAGCGGGATGGAAATTTTATCAGCCTGAAACAATGACTTGGAACTTCATCATAATTCTGGGAGTCATCGCCCTTGTTGGCGAACTCCTTGAATTCGGTGCCCAGTATTTCGGCGGTAAAAAGTACGGTGCAACCGGACGCGGCAATATCGGAGCATTCATCGGAGCCATCGGCGGAGCAATCTTCGGAGCACCGTTCTTTTTCGGTCTCGGTGCTTTGCCCGGTGCTTTGCTAGGCTCCTTCGGAGGCTGCCTTGTACTGGAACTTACCCACGGCAGATCTTTTGACGAAGCCAGGCATTCCGCATGGGGCGCATTTTGGGGCAAAGCCTTCGGTATGGCCCTCAAAATCAGCCTCGGTGTCTGGATGTTTGCCATGAGTGTACCGAAAATCTGGCCCAGTTAA
- the thrC gene encoding threonine synthase: MSFANKFPEYRGKMEYHCLGCNARYDINELHYTCPECGSVFILEDLTFDELKKNSGKEWREIFDARCGTKNDSLRGIFRFYELFAPVMDEEEILYLGEGNTPIVASSPALNEVTGIKTAYKNDGQNPSASFKDRGMACAFSYINALMNKNSWDEILTVCASTGDTSAAAALYASYMKEGVKSVVILPQGKVTPQQLAQPLGSGAKVLEVPGVFDDCMKVVENLADNYRVALLNSKNSWRILGQESYAFEVAQWYDWDLKDKCIFVPIGNAGNITAIMAGFLKLYELEIITELPRVFGVQSAHADPVYRYYSVEEESEREYKPVKVQPSVAQAAMIGNPVSFPRVKHFAEKFEAIGGKKAFQVIQVSEQMIMDSMLLANSHGHIACTQGGECFAGLIRAKELGLISENESAVLDSTAHQLKFVGFQDMYYQNDFPVEYEVTPDASRANKPELVIEGAEKEKMSEADYISKAAENVVSMLGLEKR; this comes from the coding sequence ATGAGTTTTGCTAATAAGTTTCCTGAATATCGCGGTAAAATGGAATATCACTGTCTGGGTTGTAATGCCCGCTATGACATTAACGAACTTCATTACACCTGCCCTGAATGCGGTTCTGTTTTCATCCTCGAAGACCTGACTTTCGACGAACTCAAAAAAAACAGCGGCAAAGAGTGGCGCGAAATATTTGATGCCCGTTGCGGGACTAAAAACGACAGCCTGCGCGGTATCTTCCGCTTCTACGAACTTTTCGCCCCGGTCATGGACGAAGAAGAAATCCTTTACCTCGGTGAAGGCAACACCCCTATTGTTGCATCAAGTCCGGCCCTCAATGAAGTAACTGGAATCAAGACCGCCTACAAAAACGACGGTCAGAACCCCAGTGCTTCCTTTAAAGATCGTGGCATGGCCTGTGCTTTCAGCTACATCAACGCGCTGATGAACAAAAACAGCTGGGATGAAATCCTGACCGTTTGTGCTTCTACAGGCGACACTTCCGCAGCGGCAGCTCTTTATGCCTCCTACATGAAAGAAGGCGTTAAATCCGTTGTTATCCTGCCGCAGGGCAAAGTTACTCCGCAGCAGCTGGCTCAGCCTCTCGGTAGCGGCGCAAAAGTACTGGAAGTTCCCGGCGTATTTGATGACTGCATGAAGGTTGTGGAAAATCTGGCTGACAACTACCGTGTGGCCCTGCTCAACTCAAAGAACTCATGGAGAATTCTGGGACAGGAATCATACGCATTTGAGGTTGCCCAGTGGTACGATTGGGATCTCAAAGACAAATGCATCTTCGTGCCCATCGGAAACGCAGGCAACATTACTGCCATCATGGCCGGTTTCCTTAAGCTTTATGAGCTGGAAATCATTACCGAGCTGCCCCGCGTATTCGGTGTACAGTCCGCTCATGCCGATCCGGTTTACCGCTATTACTCCGTAGAAGAGGAAAGCGAACGCGAATACAAGCCCGTAAAAGTACAGCCTTCTGTTGCTCAGGCGGCAATGATTGGAAACCCTGTTTCTTTCCCGCGTGTAAAACATTTTGCAGAAAAATTCGAAGCCATCGGTGGCAAAAAAGCATTTCAGGTGATTCAGGTCAGCGAACAGATGATCATGGATTCCATGCTGCTGGCCAACTCCCACGGACACATCGCCTGTACTCAGGGTGGCGAATGCTTTGCCGGACTTATCCGGGCAAAAGAGCTGGGCCTTATCAGCGAAAACGAGAGTGCTGTGCTTGATTCTACTGCACACCAACTCAAATTTGTGGGCTTTCAGGACATGTACTACCAAAATGATTTTCCTGTTGAATATGAAGTGACTCCGGATGCCAGCCGCGCCAACAAGCCGGAGCTTGTTATTGAAGGTGCAGAAAAAGAAAAGATGTCCGAAGCTGATTACATTTCTAAAGCAGCGGAAAATGTCGTTTCCATGCTCGGTCTGGAGAAAAGATAA
- a CDS encoding TlyA family RNA methyltransferase, producing MAKKERADQMLFAQGLSESREQAKRMIMAGQAHYLKDGQKIPVSKPGMQLDPDLEIVVKGRDRFVSRGGYKLLTAIEELGLDPKGKVALDAGASTGGFTDCMLQFGAVRVYAADVGYGQLHWKLQKDERVTNLERINLRHAEEDLIPEKVDLVVCDVSFISLTKILPALVRFLKGSGEIVCLIKPQFEVGPGQTDKGVVRDEDLRQQAVDMIVNFASSELGLHLKGLVPSSIKGPKGNQEYLAYFVR from the coding sequence GTGGCGAAAAAGGAACGCGCGGATCAAATGCTTTTTGCTCAGGGACTCTCTGAGAGCCGTGAGCAGGCCAAGCGCATGATTATGGCCGGACAGGCCCACTATCTTAAAGACGGGCAAAAAATCCCTGTTTCAAAACCGGGAATGCAGCTCGACCCCGATCTGGAGATCGTAGTCAAAGGCCGCGACCGTTTTGTCAGCCGTGGCGGCTACAAACTTCTTACTGCTATTGAGGAACTGGGCCTTGATCCGAAAGGTAAGGTAGCACTTGATGCCGGAGCTTCCACCGGAGGTTTTACTGATTGCATGCTCCAATTTGGAGCTGTACGGGTCTATGCCGCTGACGTGGGTTACGGACAGCTGCACTGGAAATTGCAAAAGGATGAACGAGTTACGAACCTTGAGCGCATTAACCTGCGCCATGCTGAAGAAGACCTGATTCCTGAGAAAGTTGATCTGGTTGTCTGTGACGTATCCTTCATTTCCTTAACTAAGATACTTCCTGCGCTTGTGCGTTTTCTTAAGGGAAGCGGTGAAATTGTCTGCCTGATCAAACCGCAATTTGAGGTCGGCCCAGGCCAGACAGACAAAGGCGTTGTTCGCGATGAGGATCTCAGACAGCAGGCAGTTGATATGATAGTTAATTTCGCTTCATCCGAGTTAGGATTGCATCTGAAAGGACTTGTCCCTTCAAGCATTAAGGGACCGAAGGGAAATCAGGAATACCTCGCGTATTTTGTTCGCTGA
- a CDS encoding OmpP1/FadL family transporter: MRTRFTACFSVLIILMGLAIAPGFSNKAEAAGFAIYEWGARGNALGGAMIAKADDPSAIAWNPAGITQLEGTHIQAGVAMISPMMDLSTTYNGVSTKSSGTKNVFFPPNAYITHQINDNVWLGVGTFTRFGLGTEFDEKWNGRYASYNTAIESYSFNPNLAYKINEYVSIAGGLEFMKVRADLRKKLDASAAKNPTTYNTDVDQRILVNGFTPGANAAIHITPNEEWSIGLSWRSKMSHSASGSASYVVSPGAAALAPGSFTDSDIKMSMKTPHMFFSGIEYKPLKNLNFEFDAIFSMWSDYSHITYEFEKITAVGQNTVIADKKWNDVWRFQVGVEYLPIEDLALRVGYFYDQSPIPDGYIDYMLPTSDRQNLSFGIGWKYEKFKIDAAYNYLWMKDRTIEARPTEGILDTEISNSRTHIVSLDMGFEF; the protein is encoded by the coding sequence ATGAGGACTAGATTTACAGCATGTTTCAGCGTGCTGATCATTTTAATGGGACTGGCAATAGCCCCCGGATTCAGCAATAAAGCTGAAGCGGCAGGGTTTGCGATCTACGAATGGGGAGCTCGCGGCAACGCACTGGGCGGCGCAATGATCGCCAAAGCAGACGACCCGTCTGCCATTGCATGGAACCCTGCGGGTATTACCCAGCTGGAGGGTACACACATACAGGCCGGTGTAGCCATGATCTCTCCCATGATGGATCTGAGCACCACCTATAATGGTGTTTCCACTAAATCCAGTGGTACGAAAAACGTATTTTTTCCGCCCAACGCATACATCACACACCAGATCAACGACAATGTCTGGCTGGGCGTAGGTACCTTTACCCGCTTTGGTCTTGGAACTGAATTTGATGAAAAATGGAACGGTAGATACGCTTCCTATAATACAGCGATTGAAAGTTACTCTTTCAACCCCAACCTTGCATACAAAATCAACGAATACGTATCAATTGCAGGTGGACTTGAATTCATGAAGGTCCGTGCCGACCTCAGAAAGAAGCTCGATGCATCCGCGGCAAAAAACCCTACCACTTACAATACCGACGTAGACCAGCGCATTCTAGTTAACGGCTTCACCCCCGGCGCGAACGCTGCTATCCACATCACACCCAATGAAGAGTGGTCCATCGGCCTTTCATGGCGCAGCAAGATGAGTCATTCAGCATCAGGGTCCGCAAGCTATGTGGTATCTCCCGGAGCTGCTGCTCTTGCTCCCGGATCTTTCACTGATTCAGACATTAAAATGAGCATGAAAACTCCGCATATGTTTTTTAGTGGAATCGAATACAAGCCGCTTAAAAACCTTAACTTCGAATTCGACGCAATTTTTTCCATGTGGAGTGACTACAGTCATATTACATATGAATTTGAAAAAATCACCGCAGTCGGTCAAAATACTGTAATCGCAGACAAAAAATGGAATGACGTCTGGAGATTCCAGGTTGGTGTTGAATATCTGCCCATTGAAGACCTCGCTCTCAGAGTCGGTTACTTCTACGACCAGAGCCCCATCCCCGATGGTTACATCGACTACATGCTGCCTACCAGTGACCGTCAGAACCTTTCTTTCGGTATCGGCTGGAAGTATGAAAAATTCAAAATCGACGCTGCTTACAACTATCTCTGGATGAAAGACCGCACTATCGAAGCAAGACCTACCGAAGGTATTCTCGATACTGAAATCAGCAATTCCCGCACCCACATTGTGAGTTTGGATATGGGATTTGAATTCTAA